In Helianthus annuus cultivar XRQ/B chromosome 8, HanXRQr2.0-SUNRISE, whole genome shotgun sequence, a single genomic region encodes these proteins:
- the LOC110906931 gene encoding uncharacterized protein LOC110906931, with amino-acid sequence MLSARQQGGLPSNTEPNPNATAKAITLRSGKTAQAIPPAVSEKPVDDEEVDEEIEAESPGEVQQRRVPASTARPKEPVREYVPPVPYPGRLKKQKMEEHYGKFLELFKQLHINLPFVEALAQMPKYAKFLKDILSNKKKLEELSQVTLNEECSAVLQNKLPKKMNDPGSFTIPCLIGSLSVSNALADLGASINLMPYAVFAKLDLGEPKPTRMSIQLADRSVKYPRGIVENMLVKIDKFVFPVDSVILDMDEDKNVPLILGRPFLATARALIDVCTGRLTLRVDDEEVTFDIGKSMQHSQSQDETLYFIETIDTYVSDHLHATFEEDVMDTQLLGGETFGSPSVDRMVEEVTCLIGHASPPCPEVFEVVDRVTEPKARPSIEDPPSVELKELPDHLEYAFLEGETHLPVIISAGLSKEEKDRLLEVLKQHKKAIAWKIMDIKGINPSFCTHKILMEEDFRPVV; translated from the coding sequence ATGTTGTCAGCGAGACAACAGGGGGGCCTTCCGAGCAACACAGAGCCAAATCCAAATGCTACAGCAAAGGCCATCACGTTGAGAAGCGGCAAGACCGCTCAAGCCATCCCTCCGGCTGTTTCAGAAAAGCCAGTCGATGACGAGGAGGTTGATGAGGAGATTGAGGCTGAGTCTCCGGGTGAGGTGCAACAGAGGCGagtcccagcaagtaccgcacgacCCAAGGAGCCAGTGAGAGAGTATGTCCCTCCCGTTCCATATCCGGGGAGGTTgaagaagcagaaaatggaagaACACTATGGTAAATTCCTCGAGCTTTTTAAGCAACTTCATATAAATTTACCATTTGTCGAGGCACTTGCTCAAATGCCTAAGTATGCCAAGTTTCTGAAGGATATCCTATCCAACAAAAAGAAACTTGAGGAGCTTTCGCAAGTGACCTTGAATGAAGAGTGTTCAGCGGTTCttcagaacaaactaccgaagaAGATGAATGATCCTGGGAGTTTCACTATCCCGTGTTTGATCGGTAGTTTGTCGGTCAGCAATGCGTTGGCTGATCTTGGAGCTAGCATAAACCTCATGCCATATGCGGTTTTTGCTAAGCTAGACTTGGGAGAGCCCAAGCCGACTCGTATGAGCATTCAGCTAGCCGACCGTTCAGTGAAGTACCCTCGAGGCATAGTTGAGAATATGCTGGTGAAAATCGACAAGTTTGTCTTTCCTGTCGATTCCGTGATTCTGGACATGGATGAGGATAAAAACGTTCCCCTTATCTTAGGTCGCCCATTCCTAGCCACTGCGAGAGCCTTGATTGATGTCTGCACTGGTAGGCTTACTCTCAGGGTTGATGATGAGGAGGTTACCTTTGATATAGGGAAATCCATGCAACACTCACAGAGTCAGGATGAGACACTCTACTTCATTGAGACTATCGATACTTATGTGAGTGATCATCTTCATGCTACATTCGAGGAGGATGTTATGGACACACAACTGCTTGGAGGGGAGACTTTTGGTTCACCTAGTGTGGACCGAATGGTTGAGGAGGTGACCTGTCTGATAGGTCACGCATCTCCCCCGTGTCCCGAGGTTTTTGAGGTTGTGGATCGCGTGACTGAGCCTAAAGCACGCCCTTCTATTGAGGATCCACCTTCGGTTGAGCTTAAGGAGCTTCCAGATCATTTGGAGTATGCTTTCTTGGAGGGTGAGACTCATCTGCCCGTTATCATTTCTGCTGGGTTGTCGAAGGAAGAAAAGGATCGATTGCTTGAAGTCCTGAAGCAGCACAAGAAGGCGATTGCTTGGAAGATTATGGATATAAAAGGGATCAATCCATCCTTTTGTACCCATAAGATCTTGATGGAGGAGGACTTTAGACCTGTAGTATAG